One Candidatus Korarchaeum sp. DNA segment encodes these proteins:
- a CDS encoding radical SAM protein: MTHLRSLLYDAPSQAEEVAERARSVGGVSSVVWLLTYRCNLNCLHCYQGGRPSEELTIGDCLRIVDKLEKAGKPLIFVSGGEPMIREDTLSLLEEMKGRGFRVVLSTNGTLIDESNAGRLSESVDNIALPVYGPENFHDSLTQVSGSHSKVMRSLSMIKGSTGLTLKTVVSRSTLRYLDYLLELASKYDVTTLYLCDLLPKRGMEGELLGRTEWMELVDKLLQVISERDVEIDLGLHPSAAVYAAMKLGYSTSGIRRKLDGRRLSREGMGFISLAPNGDVLVSSYAPELKVGNLVKGDVADVLSNDLYSKLGSGTIRGSCSKCPLRDVCGGSRVKAYLYSGDVLGEDPTCLVRDLLA; the protein is encoded by the coding sequence GTGACGCACCTCAGATCTCTGCTCTACGATGCGCCTTCCCAGGCTGAGGAGGTAGCTGAGAGGGCGAGGTCCGTTGGAGGGGTAAGCTCGGTCGTATGGCTCCTCACTTACAGATGCAACTTGAACTGCCTCCACTGTTACCAGGGAGGAAGGCCTTCTGAGGAGCTGACGATAGGGGACTGTTTGAGGATAGTAGATAAGCTTGAGAAAGCCGGAAAACCGCTCATCTTTGTTTCAGGCGGTGAACCGATGATCAGAGAGGACACCCTCTCTCTCCTGGAGGAGATGAAGGGAAGGGGCTTCAGAGTCGTGTTGAGCACGAACGGTACGCTGATAGACGAATCAAATGCTGGGAGGCTATCGGAGTCCGTGGACAATATCGCCCTGCCCGTGTACGGTCCCGAGAACTTCCATGACTCGCTCACTCAAGTTTCGGGGAGTCATAGTAAGGTGATGAGATCCCTCAGCATGATTAAGGGATCAACGGGGCTTACCCTCAAGACAGTGGTCTCGAGGAGCACGTTGAGGTACCTGGATTACCTCCTGGAGCTGGCCTCCAAGTACGATGTCACCACGCTCTACCTCTGCGACCTCCTCCCGAAGCGGGGGATGGAGGGAGAGTTGCTGGGAAGGACCGAGTGGATGGAGTTGGTTGATAAGCTCCTCCAGGTTATTTCGGAGAGGGACGTCGAGATAGATCTGGGGCTTCATCCATCGGCAGCCGTTTATGCTGCGATGAAGCTCGGCTACAGTACCTCCGGGATCAGGAGGAAATTGGATGGTAGGAGGCTCTCGAGGGAGGGAATGGGATTCATCTCATTAGCACCCAATGGGGACGTTCTGGTGAGTAGCTACGCGCCCGAACTGAAGGTGGGAAACCTGGTCAAGGGGGATGTGGCGGATGTACTCAGTAACGATCTCTACTCGAAGCTGGGTTCAGGAACCATCAGGGGGAGCTGTTCCAAATGCCCCCTCAGGGATGTCTGCGGGGGCTCGAGGGTGAAAGCGTACCTCTACTCGGGAGATGTATTGGGAGAGGATCCCACTTGCCTAGTGAGGGATTTGCTCGCGTAG
- a CDS encoding TIGR04053 family radical SAM/SPASM domain-containing protein, which produces MPSEGFARVDFNERPILVFWELTKACKLRCRHCRAEAIPEPLEDELSEREALKLLKDIRSFGEPLPVLILTGGDPLMRKDLPRIIGRAHELGIRMGIAPAVTDLLNEGILKLLSAYGLAVSLSLDGIGRTHDFIRNEDGNFGKTLSALKIILNYGLRVQVNTLVCKESVSDLPRLAKLLKEMGIGVWELFFLVKVGRGVDLEELNPEECEDVAHFLYEVSRYGIEVRTVEAPFFRRVVDARMREPADSSLEDVAKRYGLGETYLRLTGELIDLLGHDRGNAKVRPMRTRDGYGIVFISHNGDVYPSGFAPLKLGSIRERSLKRIYRDDEILRKIREAEFRGRCGRCEYRHVCGGSRARALASRGDILEEDPACVYEPPQVR; this is translated from the coding sequence TTGCCTAGTGAGGGATTTGCTCGCGTAGACTTCAATGAGAGACCAATTCTGGTCTTCTGGGAGCTGACGAAAGCTTGTAAGCTCAGATGTAGGCACTGCAGGGCTGAGGCGATACCTGAGCCATTAGAGGATGAACTGAGTGAGAGGGAAGCTCTGAAGTTGCTGAAGGATATTAGAAGCTTTGGTGAACCACTGCCAGTGCTTATACTGACTGGCGGAGATCCCTTAATGAGAAAAGACCTTCCTAGGATAATTGGGAGAGCTCACGAGCTTGGGATTAGGATGGGGATAGCGCCTGCAGTCACCGACCTCCTGAACGAGGGGATTCTGAAGCTCCTCAGCGCGTACGGATTAGCTGTCTCGTTAAGCCTAGATGGAATTGGGAGAACGCATGACTTCATCAGGAACGAGGATGGAAATTTCGGGAAGACCCTATCTGCTCTGAAAATCATTTTAAACTACGGATTGAGGGTCCAGGTCAACACGCTGGTTTGTAAGGAGAGCGTGAGTGACCTCCCGAGGCTAGCGAAACTGCTTAAGGAGATGGGGATAGGGGTTTGGGAGCTCTTCTTCCTCGTGAAAGTGGGTAGAGGAGTGGATCTCGAGGAGTTAAATCCTGAGGAGTGCGAGGATGTAGCTCACTTCCTCTACGAGGTCTCCAGGTACGGGATTGAGGTGAGGACAGTGGAAGCCCCCTTCTTCAGGAGGGTGGTCGATGCGAGGATGAGGGAGCCTGCCGATAGTAGCTTAGAGGATGTGGCTAAGCGTTACGGCTTGGGAGAGACCTATTTGAGGCTCACGGGGGAGCTTATCGATCTACTGGGCCATGATAGGGGGAATGCGAAGGTGAGACCGATGAGGACGAGGGACGGCTACGGAATCGTGTTCATATCCCACAATGGGGATGTGTACCCCAGCGGCTTCGCTCCCCTGAAGCTCGGTAGCATTAGGGAGAGGAGCTTAAAGAGGATATACAGAGATGACGAGATCCTCAGGAAGATAAGGGAGGCTGAGTTCAGGGGGAGGTGCGGACGATGCGAGTATAGGCATGTATGCGGAGGTAGCAGAGCTAGGGCTCTGGCTTCGAGAGGGGATATCCTCGAGGAAGATCCGGCGTGCGTGTACGAGCCTCCCCAGGTCCGCTAA
- a CDS encoding sulfite exporter TauE/SafE family protein gives MFQELALLLTGLLGGTVGGLLGTGGCVIMLPALAFLFGYNLPVAVGTTITAVIITASSGAIGHLRMGNVDYGTVKVIAVSGAIGALVGSLLFMFLAGNTSFLSLILGFAFLYVAIRMIYEGLKRFAGAKEGREIPGSFSKKSALGFLIGVLTGIVGLGGGYALVPSFIYLLGAPVKLAVGTSLASFISMALVSGAFKLAQGYVDVMAAILLGIGTAVGAQIGAKLVPKLPAWLIKLIFGMIFLYVSLKFVLMPLGIRI, from the coding sequence GTGTTTCAGGAACTGGCTCTCCTTCTAACGGGGTTATTAGGGGGTACCGTCGGAGGTTTACTGGGGACAGGAGGTTGCGTGATAATGCTCCCCGCGCTCGCCTTCCTCTTCGGCTACAACCTGCCCGTGGCAGTGGGGACCACCATAACAGCTGTGATAATAACGGCCAGCTCGGGCGCAATAGGTCACTTAAGAATGGGGAACGTCGATTACGGGACAGTCAAGGTGATAGCCGTATCCGGGGCAATAGGTGCTCTTGTGGGCAGTCTGCTCTTCATGTTCCTAGCCGGTAACACCTCATTCCTGAGTCTAATCCTCGGCTTCGCCTTCCTTTACGTTGCCATCAGGATGATATATGAGGGCTTGAAGAGGTTCGCTGGGGCTAAGGAGGGTAGGGAGATACCGGGCAGCTTCAGTAAGAAGAGCGCTCTGGGCTTCCTGATCGGGGTACTCACCGGCATAGTTGGGCTTGGAGGAGGCTATGCTCTCGTACCATCGTTCATCTACCTGCTTGGGGCCCCTGTGAAGCTGGCCGTTGGGACCTCACTCGCGTCATTCATATCGATGGCTTTGGTATCTGGAGCGTTCAAGCTAGCCCAAGGCTACGTTGACGTAATGGCAGCGATACTCTTAGGGATCGGCACCGCCGTGGGTGCTCAAATAGGGGCTAAGCTCGTTCCTAAGCTACCAGCTTGGCTGATAAAGCTGATCTTCGGGATGATCTTCCTCTACGTCTCGCTCAAGTTCGTACTCATGCCCCTTGGAATCAGGATATAA
- a CDS encoding MoaD family protein, whose protein sequence is MVEVRVYMTLRDKLGWRSKEIHLDKEIKFSELLEKLRDLKEVLERFGYENFMMLVNGRNIRLSGWLDTEVGEGDVVDIFPPAGGG, encoded by the coding sequence ATGGTCGAGGTAAGGGTCTACATGACGCTGAGGGATAAGCTCGGTTGGAGGAGCAAGGAGATCCATCTGGATAAGGAGATCAAGTTCTCAGAGCTTCTTGAGAAGTTAAGAGACCTGAAGGAAGTTCTGGAGAGGTTCGGTTATGAGAACTTCATGATGCTCGTGAACGGGAGGAACATAAGGCTCTCGGGATGGTTGGATACCGAGGTGGGGGAGGGGGACGTCGTAGACATATTCCCGCCGGCGGGAGGGGGTTAA
- a CDS encoding radical SAM protein, translating to MLRYGDWELKLSEGSHPKTLMLEISTNCNYDCSHCFRRATKNFKQCDMTMDAFKRIVEDAEGAGVRRVVLSGWGEPTSNPAFIGMLRELKERGFQVALNTNGSTLEDEAEELVELGLDEIYVSIEAYDVHTYSLIRRGGDLSSLLRGLKRVIELKSKKLVTKPEVTAIFTLTRLNLREVAKALEFAREMGLREVKFSNYIDFDGELDCLSDSECSERLKEELGRIALKVLETGVRVTRPNLTPSTSRSCPFVSNRALFVRCDGKVAPCIYYARSWSTRILGIRRRIREVVLGDLREESLIDIWRKSYARIFMRLYFLRLPSCLDCSLVNYCLITRSNEADCWGNRPSCAHCPYLHGFSFCPL from the coding sequence GTGCTCAGATACGGGGACTGGGAGCTTAAGTTAAGCGAGGGATCCCATCCCAAGACTCTAATGCTGGAGATATCGACCAACTGCAATTACGATTGCTCGCATTGCTTCAGAAGGGCTACTAAAAATTTCAAACAGTGTGATATGACGATGGATGCCTTTAAACGCATCGTAGAGGACGCTGAGGGGGCCGGCGTCAGGAGGGTAGTGCTCTCAGGGTGGGGTGAGCCCACATCGAACCCCGCTTTCATCGGGATGCTGAGGGAGCTGAAGGAGAGGGGGTTCCAAGTGGCTCTGAACACGAACGGGTCAACTTTAGAGGATGAGGCTGAGGAACTGGTTGAGTTGGGGCTGGATGAGATATACGTGAGCATAGAGGCCTATGACGTTCATACTTACAGCTTAATAAGGAGAGGAGGTGATCTATCGAGTCTCTTGCGCGGTCTGAAGAGGGTAATCGAATTGAAGTCAAAGAAGCTCGTTACTAAGCCTGAGGTGACAGCCATCTTCACCTTGACGAGACTGAACCTGAGGGAAGTCGCGAAAGCCCTGGAGTTCGCCAGGGAGATGGGGTTGAGGGAGGTGAAGTTCAGTAATTACATAGATTTCGATGGAGAACTGGATTGCTTAAGCGATAGCGAGTGCTCCGAGAGGCTTAAGGAGGAGCTAGGTAGGATCGCGTTGAAGGTTCTGGAGACGGGCGTTAGGGTAACTCGGCCCAATCTAACGCCTTCTACATCGAGATCATGCCCCTTCGTGTCCAACAGAGCCCTATTCGTGAGGTGTGACGGTAAGGTAGCTCCCTGCATATACTACGCCAGATCCTGGAGCACCAGGATCTTGGGCATAAGGAGGAGGATAAGGGAGGTAGTTCTGGGGGACCTCAGGGAGGAGAGCCTGATCGATATATGGAGGAAATCCTACGCGAGGATTTTCATGAGGCTCTACTTCCTCAGGCTTCCCTCATGTCTCGATTGTTCCCTCGTCAATTACTGCTTGATCACCAGGAGCAACGAGGCTGATTGCTGGGGGAACAGGCCGTCGTGCGCCCACTGTCCCTACCTGCACGGCTTCTCCTTCTGCCCCCTCTAA
- a CDS encoding aldehyde ferredoxin oxidoreductase family protein has product MGSILRVNLTDGKVFKEPLPEEGVLRAWLGGRGLGVYYMLKEVDPKVDPLGPGNKAVVATGPLTGVTGVPSSGRWCSVTKSPLNGTLHDAQSGGKFGPELKFAGFDAIIVEGASEKPVYLWVHDGEAELRDARHLWGKDTHATTDAIREELAPDVGRDEANEVKVLTIGPAGENLSRIACLINDKSRAAGRGGHGAVWGSKKLKAIAVRGHMTPSVAKEGEFEEISEKSVDIIKKAPVTAQALPKYGTAVLVNVINSHGVLPTRNFQTGVFATAERVSGERIAEEIMDWKKQEEETCWGCPISCARYTRIEKPPFTGEGGGPEYESVWALGPQTGTDDLAAVSKANYLCNELGLDTISMGHTIGTLMELVEKGKIPQERLRGLKVNWGNGEALVELTWRTAYRSGIGDDLAEGALRLAQKYGAPELAMVVRGQELPAYDPRGVQGHGLAYATSNRGGCHLRAYLISAEVLGIPEMLDRFSTAGKGRWVKRFQDSFATIDSLIVCKFVTFAYGNDMLASQLSAVTGWDVSVEEFERIGERIYNAERAFNALSFGDGEDYDTLPRRLLEEPMPEGPAKGYVTKLSEMLPEYYAERGWVRGRPTRAKLEELGLKWVADMLERENLLYA; this is encoded by the coding sequence ATGGGAAGCATCCTGAGAGTCAATCTAACCGATGGGAAGGTTTTCAAGGAGCCGCTACCGGAGGAGGGAGTCCTCAGGGCTTGGCTGGGAGGAAGGGGGCTCGGGGTTTACTACATGCTCAAGGAGGTCGACCCAAAGGTGGATCCGCTGGGCCCGGGGAACAAGGCGGTGGTAGCGACTGGCCCCCTCACCGGAGTCACGGGAGTGCCCTCATCGGGGAGGTGGTGCTCCGTCACTAAGTCTCCCCTCAATGGGACCCTCCATGACGCTCAGAGCGGTGGGAAGTTCGGGCCCGAGCTCAAGTTCGCTGGCTTCGATGCTATCATAGTGGAGGGAGCTTCTGAGAAGCCCGTCTACCTGTGGGTTCACGATGGCGAGGCCGAGCTGAGGGACGCGAGGCACCTCTGGGGGAAGGACACTCACGCCACTACCGATGCGATAAGGGAGGAGCTGGCCCCTGACGTGGGAAGGGACGAGGCCAACGAGGTGAAGGTGCTCACCATAGGACCCGCTGGGGAGAACCTCTCGAGGATAGCCTGCTTGATAAACGATAAGTCGAGAGCTGCAGGCAGAGGAGGACACGGAGCTGTTTGGGGATCTAAGAAGCTCAAAGCGATAGCTGTTAGGGGTCACATGACTCCTAGCGTGGCTAAGGAAGGTGAGTTTGAGGAGATATCTGAGAAGTCGGTTGATATAATAAAGAAAGCTCCAGTAACCGCTCAAGCCCTTCCGAAGTATGGAACAGCGGTTCTGGTCAACGTGATAAACTCCCATGGAGTGCTACCGACTAGGAACTTCCAGACCGGGGTGTTCGCCACCGCTGAGAGGGTGAGTGGGGAGAGGATAGCGGAGGAGATAATGGACTGGAAGAAGCAAGAGGAGGAGACCTGCTGGGGATGCCCGATAAGCTGCGCTAGGTACACTAGGATAGAGAAGCCCCCATTCACTGGTGAGGGAGGAGGACCTGAGTACGAGAGCGTATGGGCTCTAGGACCGCAAACGGGTACCGATGACCTGGCTGCCGTGAGCAAAGCTAACTACCTCTGCAACGAGCTGGGGCTGGACACGATATCGATGGGACACACCATAGGAACGTTGATGGAGCTGGTCGAGAAGGGGAAGATACCTCAGGAGAGGTTGAGAGGGCTGAAGGTCAATTGGGGTAACGGTGAGGCTCTGGTCGAGTTGACCTGGCGCACGGCGTACAGATCGGGCATAGGGGATGACCTGGCTGAGGGGGCTCTGAGGCTAGCTCAGAAGTACGGGGCCCCTGAGCTAGCTATGGTAGTTAGAGGGCAGGAACTCCCAGCCTATGATCCTAGAGGGGTTCAGGGGCATGGACTGGCTTATGCTACGTCCAACAGAGGCGGGTGTCACCTGAGGGCCTACCTGATCTCAGCTGAGGTGCTGGGGATACCCGAGATGCTCGATAGGTTCTCGACGGCGGGCAAGGGGAGGTGGGTTAAGAGGTTCCAAGATTCTTTCGCCACCATAGACAGCTTGATAGTCTGCAAGTTCGTGACGTTCGCCTACGGTAATGATATGCTGGCTTCACAGCTCTCAGCAGTCACCGGTTGGGATGTGAGCGTTGAGGAGTTCGAGAGGATAGGGGAGAGGATATACAACGCTGAGAGAGCGTTTAACGCGCTCTCCTTCGGTGACGGTGAGGACTACGATACCTTGCCTAGGAGGTTGCTCGAGGAACCGATGCCCGAGGGACCGGCTAAGGGCTACGTCACCAAGCTGAGCGAGATGCTACCTGAGTACTACGCTGAGAGGGGATGGGTCAGGGGGAGGCCCACTAGAGCTAAGCTAGAAGAGCTAGGGCTCAAATGGGTAGCCGATATGCTTGAGAGGGAGAACCTCCTTTACGCCTAA
- a CDS encoding 4Fe-4S dicluster domain-containing protein, with product MESPAEVCEFLNIEVEKCAELGSFLKVIDFPRCIDCETCSVVCEFTHAGKSYVRMLKSRIGAEKPVSCFHCENAPCVKVCKREAIIRKDDGGLYIIPSKCNKCLDCIHACPFRAIRLGGPGGAPGKCDLCEQLRSEGLEPACVAMCPSGVITLKKFRG from the coding sequence ATGGAGAGCCCCGCTGAGGTGTGCGAGTTCCTCAATATAGAGGTTGAGAAGTGCGCGGAACTCGGGAGCTTCCTGAAGGTGATTGACTTCCCGAGGTGCATAGACTGCGAGACCTGCAGCGTCGTCTGCGAGTTCACCCATGCGGGCAAGTCCTACGTGAGGATGCTAAAATCGAGGATAGGGGCTGAGAAACCCGTGTCCTGCTTCCACTGTGAGAACGCTCCTTGCGTGAAGGTGTGCAAGAGGGAAGCCATAATCAGGAAGGACGATGGGGGGCTATACATAATACCATCGAAGTGCAATAAGTGCTTGGATTGCATTCACGCGTGCCCCTTCAGGGCCATCAGGCTGGGGGGACCCGGAGGTGCGCCTGGGAAGTGCGACCTCTGCGAGCAGCTGAGGAGCGAGGGGTTGGAGCCGGCTTGCGTAGCGATGTGCCCAAGCGGGGTAATAACCCTAAAAAAGTTTAGGGGTTAG
- a CDS encoding FAD-dependent oxidoreductase: MKFAFLCKERKTSSGFRVAVIGSGAAGLSAAGYLVCRGHEVEFYEKLPLPGGLMVFAIPKSRIPLESVMEGVEDLERNFSVRFNLRVKVCCSEGSDEGDHLSRGKVSLSELSRDYDAVLITTGTWRSRKLNLEGEDAANVFSAIDYLMRLHSVTLGVGEPLGRLGRVLVIGGGLSAVDAAEESLNKGASEVHLVYRRSISEAPAGEWEVRRLMGKGVRWVELAAPKRILVENGLAKGVEFLRMRLGEPDETGRPRPLPIEGSEFTIDADVIVKAIGEIPTPPLSEELSVSLDEMGRLRVDGNFNIPGTNIFAAGDVVTGPSKIGRAVKQGLNAAKRIDELLVKGRLRRG, translated from the coding sequence TTGAAGTTCGCGTTCCTCTGCAAGGAGAGGAAGACCTCGAGCGGTTTCAGGGTAGCTGTCATTGGGAGCGGTGCAGCCGGTCTCTCAGCAGCTGGCTACTTAGTTTGTAGAGGGCATGAGGTCGAGTTCTACGAGAAGCTCCCCTTACCAGGAGGCTTGATGGTCTTCGCGATACCCAAGAGCAGGATACCGTTGGAGAGCGTTATGGAGGGCGTTGAGGATCTTGAGAGGAACTTCTCAGTCAGGTTCAACCTGAGGGTCAAGGTGTGCTGCAGCGAAGGGTCAGATGAGGGTGATCACCTCTCAAGGGGTAAGGTGAGCCTAAGCGAGTTATCCAGGGATTACGATGCGGTGCTGATAACTACAGGTACTTGGAGGTCCAGGAAGCTGAACTTAGAGGGGGAAGACGCTGCTAACGTCTTCTCAGCTATAGATTACCTGATGAGACTTCACTCAGTTACGCTGGGGGTAGGTGAGCCCTTAGGGAGGTTAGGGAGGGTTTTAGTGATAGGAGGAGGACTAAGTGCCGTTGATGCTGCTGAGGAGAGTCTAAACAAGGGGGCTAGTGAGGTGCACTTGGTCTACAGGAGGTCGATCAGCGAGGCGCCGGCCGGTGAGTGGGAGGTGAGGAGGTTGATGGGTAAGGGGGTGAGGTGGGTCGAGCTCGCGGCACCTAAGAGGATATTAGTCGAGAATGGCCTCGCTAAGGGGGTTGAGTTCCTTAGGATGAGATTAGGAGAGCCTGATGAGACAGGAAGGCCCAGACCGTTGCCTATAGAGGGTAGCGAGTTCACGATAGATGCGGACGTAATCGTCAAGGCGATAGGGGAGATACCCACACCTCCCCTCTCCGAGGAGCTCTCCGTATCCTTGGATGAGATGGGGAGGCTGAGGGTAGATGGGAACTTCAACATCCCAGGAACCAACATCTTCGCGGCCGGTGACGTGGTGACAGGGCCCTCCAAGATAGGGAGAGCCGTTAAACAGGGATTGAACGCGGCTAAGAGGATAGACGAGCTCTTAGTCAAGGGAAGGTTGAGGAGGGGGTGA
- a CDS encoding universal stress protein, with amino-acid sequence MFSKVLVPIDGSEHSFKALEVAIEIAKRFNGRLTLLYVSSLSLIPLVAPETPFIASTPIVNPSEFVRLREAERKTAEELLSRAQGMARERGIDAEKMMREGHVVQEIVRAAREGDHDLIVMGTRGMSRIRELLLGSVAEGVMRHAPCSVLVVRSGEEQADSRR; translated from the coding sequence ATGTTCAGCAAGGTGTTGGTGCCGATAGACGGTTCCGAGCACTCCTTCAAAGCTTTGGAGGTCGCTATAGAGATAGCGAAGAGGTTCAACGGTAGGTTGACTCTGCTTTACGTATCTTCCCTTAGCCTGATCCCGCTGGTAGCTCCTGAAACCCCTTTCATCGCTTCCACTCCTATAGTGAACCCATCTGAGTTCGTAAGGCTAAGGGAAGCTGAGAGAAAAACCGCTGAGGAGCTGCTGAGCAGGGCTCAAGGCATGGCCAGGGAGCGGGGCATTGATGCGGAGAAGATGATGAGAGAGGGGCACGTGGTTCAGGAGATAGTGAGGGCTGCCAGGGAAGGGGATCACGATCTGATAGTGATGGGAACTAGGGGGATGAGCAGGATAAGGGAGCTCCTGCTCGGCAGCGTTGCGGAGGGTGTGATGAGGCATGCACCGTGTAGCGTGCTGGTCGTAAGATCGGGTGAGGAGCAAGCTGATTCACGTCGCTGA
- a CDS encoding DUF131 domain-containing protein, with the protein MYELVVLMLVLAFLMIALGFLLLLSSAPREGVRGGGVIVIGPIPIVLGTDQQVAKGLMILAILLVLVTTLMFLMLLRAAG; encoded by the coding sequence ATGTACGAGCTGGTGGTACTGATGCTGGTGCTGGCCTTCCTGATGATAGCGCTCGGCTTCCTGCTCCTCCTTAGCAGCGCCCCTCGGGAGGGCGTCAGAGGGGGAGGGGTGATAGTGATAGGCCCGATCCCGATAGTGCTCGGAACGGATCAGCAGGTAGCTAAGGGACTCATGATCCTAGCTATCCTGCTTGTGCTTGTAACTACCCTAATGTTCCTGATGCTGCTGAGAGCGGCGGGGTGA
- a CDS encoding hydrolase has translation MPFTPFHLGPALLMGLPLRGRVHVPTLLLGSIVPDIEPLAILLLKLDLPLHWYLHSFLPAALAGLTLGYLTYLMEPALGKLYGRLLKPRELGLRSFLIAGTLGTLSHVVLDAPLYPEMRPLYPLPSNPFYDPSLSWGITSLCLISAILGLAYYAIS, from the coding sequence ATGCCCTTCACACCCTTCCACCTGGGTCCTGCCCTGCTGATGGGCCTACCCTTGAGGGGGCGCGTGCACGTCCCCACCCTCCTGCTGGGTAGCATTGTCCCGGACATAGAGCCCCTAGCGATCCTGCTCCTGAAGTTAGATCTCCCCCTGCACTGGTACCTCCACAGCTTCCTCCCCGCTGCCCTAGCTGGCCTGACGCTGGGTTACCTCACGTACCTGATGGAGCCCGCTTTAGGCAAGCTATACGGGCGGCTCCTGAAGCCCAGGGAGCTTGGTCTTAGGTCCTTCCTGATCGCCGGAACCTTGGGTACGCTGAGTCACGTGGTTTTGGACGCCCCTCTTTACCCCGAGATGAGGCCCCTCTATCCGCTTCCCTCCAACCCCTTCTACGATCCGTCCCTGAGTTGGGGCATCACCTCTCTCTGCCTGATCTCCGCAATACTGGGCCTCGCTTACTACGCGATCTCCTAG
- a CDS encoding ABC transporter ATP-binding protein: MLKYESVFKDYGSVRALRGVTAEFQPGRVHALLGPNGSGKSTLMKIAIGLVKPSSGNVRVDGVDPVRDPISARRIVGYVPEEVTIYESLTPAEWFSFLGYIHALPKELLRDRLGSLIKAFKLEEHMGKLGGELSLGNKRKVMIISALIHEPNVLILDEPFSGLDPEVARVLKEIMRRRADEGRTVIFSTHVLELAEAIADEIAIMHQGDLVAKGPMGELKGKRDLEEYFMEVTGLSSELQDLLRAL; encoded by the coding sequence ATGCTGAAGTACGAGAGCGTCTTCAAGGATTACGGTAGCGTCAGGGCTCTGAGGGGAGTGACCGCTGAGTTCCAGCCCGGAAGGGTGCACGCTCTCCTTGGGCCTAACGGGTCCGGTAAGTCAACTCTGATGAAGATAGCCATAGGACTCGTTAAGCCGAGTTCAGGGAACGTTAGGGTTGACGGCGTAGATCCCGTGAGGGACCCGATATCCGCTAGGAGGATCGTTGGTTACGTCCCCGAGGAGGTCACGATATACGAGAGCCTAACGCCGGCCGAGTGGTTCAGCTTCCTGGGTTACATCCACGCTTTGCCCAAGGAGTTGCTAAGGGATAGGCTGGGCTCCCTCATCAAGGCCTTCAAGTTGGAGGAGCATATGGGGAAGTTGGGAGGAGAGCTAAGCTTGGGGAACAAGAGGAAGGTCATGATAATAAGCGCTTTGATTCACGAGCCCAACGTCCTCATATTGGATGAGCCCTTCTCCGGGCTCGATCCGGAGGTGGCTAGGGTGCTGAAGGAGATAATGAGGAGGAGGGCTGACGAGGGGAGGACAGTCATCTTCTCGACGCACGTGCTTGAGCTAGCTGAGGCCATCGCTGATGAGATCGCCATAATGCATCAAGGCGATCTGGTCGCTAAAGGGCCTATGGGGGAGCTGAAGGGCAAGAGAGACCTCGAAGAATACTTCATGGAGGTAACTGGCCTCTCCTCGGAGCTTCAAGATCTCCTCAGAGCTCTCTAG
- a CDS encoding PadR family transcriptional regulator, with amino-acid sequence MKRGEEPTSAFLRGSYRLLILSLLEHSKMHGYQIMKLIERITGHKPKISTFYSILNEMERRGFLSSHMEDERRIYKLTDKGRISLNEFRSKLGDGALRILDAILRPKTL; translated from the coding sequence ATGAAGCGGGGTGAGGAACCTACCTCGGCCTTCCTAAGGGGGAGCTACAGGCTCCTGATACTCTCCCTACTGGAGCATTCCAAGATGCATGGCTACCAGATAATGAAGTTGATAGAGCGTATTACGGGGCATAAGCCTAAGATAAGCACCTTCTACTCTATACTCAATGAGATGGAGAGGAGGGGGTTCCTGAGCTCCCATATGGAGGACGAGAGAAGGATCTACAAGCTGACGGACAAGGGGAGGATCTCCTTAAACGAGTTCAGATCGAAGCTAGGGGATGGGGCCCTCAGGATACTGGATGCTATACTCAGACCTAAAACCTTATAG